AGAGCAGGGGAGTTTCATTCCAAACCAGGGCCTAGGTTGGCATTGCCACGCGAAGCAGGCCCACCGCAGCCGTGGAGATCTACTAAAAGAGGAGAGGTTTTTTATGCCCAGTCCACCGTACTTTTTTGGTGAGCAAACCAGCTACCAGTTGACTGCACAACTCCCACATGTGGACTCCTCCACACTGCCCTTTCATAGAAAACTTCTCCTCAGCTTGTCGATCCTCTTGGTCAGCCACTTGCTAGGAGCGAACAAGGTCAAAAGATAGGTGGTGATAGAGGTGAGGACTGAGCTGATCAACGTTAGCCTTCCCGCTTTGTTCATGAGCTTTCCTTTCCATCCTGCCAGTTCCGCAGCTATCTTTTGTCAATCAGAATTGGAGGTCGGCATGCCTAAGTTGTGCAGGCTAAGTGGTAGTCCGAGATATTTGCAAGGGAAAGAGTCAGTTGTTCCCGCGAACTCGGAGAGCACTTCATTAGTTGCCAGCTCATCACAACAGATAGGGAAAGCCGAGGACTTGTTGAAGTTGGTGTAGAGTCTAGAGATTCTCCCAAAAGCTTCCAGGATTGCTTGTGTGGCCATCATCTCGGACTTGCACGGGTTCAGAAGGAGGGCAGCATCATCGGCATAAAGGCTTACTCCGATGGAGGCCAAAATGTGCGTGATAGGCTTCAAGATCCCTGCTTCAGTTGCAGACGCGAAGATACGTTGTAGTGGCTCTATAGCAAGCTGGAACAAAAAGGCGAATGTTACCTTTCCAGAATATCCACTGAACTCAAAATGGTGCTCCACTAGCAGGAAACGGGCCATTAGTCCCGGTTtcaaagggcctttagtcccggttctgcaacTGAGACTAATCAATCGGGACTAAAGCCCCCCACATGTCCCGATCGTGTTACGAACCATGACTAAAGGTGCTTCATGTGGCCGCTGCGGGGCGCCGAGGCAGGAGGACCTTTAGTCTAGGTTCGTGAtagcaaccgggactaaaaggcagCCACGCGTCAACACCTGCCAAGTGCTGGGATTTTTTAAGGAGGTGTTATGGGTTTTGGAGGTtttaggggtttcatattgtGTTTCCCgcttttctttttgtgtttaccATTCAATTTTTTTACATTTAGggtttcatttttattttatgttttccATTCAACTCGACGCTAGCTACTACATATAGCAATGAAGGAACCATTAATTACACAacatcgtcatgaacatatatagaGAGAAATGacctctctttctccgtgcttggtcgaacCACAAGTTTTCGTCTATCTATTCGACGCTACTACATATAATACACGATCATGcatatatacaatataacatCTCTTACGAGCCCTAACATTATCTACCAAAATCGCATTGCAATTTTCGATGGTATTCTCCGTCTGTAGGTATGACGTGCTCAACAAAGAATCCCGCCAACTCCTCTTGAATTCCTCATATGCGATAAtttggtaggagttcatcccgcttctgCCAGATCTAATTTAAAGAAGGGGGTCTATTATGATAACACCCTTAAGACCTTATTCTGCTAACACCCCGAACCAAACCGGCACAACAAAGAAACAAAAGCGCCCGCTCCCCACACCCTGCCATGTCAAACCACCACCCCGACCCGCAGTGTCCTCGCCCCCACTACCTTCCATGGCCGGCGCGCCCCAACCCACTCCAACCGCCGGCCGGTTCTCATCCACCTACCAAGGCCGGCACGGCCCCAACCCCCTCCCATGGTCGCGCGCACCCACCTATCTCCCCATGGCCGGCGCGCACCCAACCCCCTCGGCTGCCACCGACGACGGATCCAGGACCCTTACCACCGGATCCGCCATCGTCTGGATCCGCATGACCGCGTCCCAACCTTCGACGGGGCCCCGTCGCTGCTCTTACCCCGACCATGGACCTGCGCCTCCACCGCCCCCCGGTGCGGCCTCAACCACCGGATCCAGCCGCCACCGGCCCCCGGCGCGGCCTCACCCGCCCGATCCGGCCGCCACCGCCCCCCTACGACCACTACCGGAGCCCCTCCGCGTGAGATTTGGCCGCCCGCGATCGCGGATCCTTGCCGTCGCGCCGGCGGATGACTCAGGTAATTTCtccttcttcccccttctcctcGCTCGTCACTTCCCTCTCTGTTGTTTCCTCGAATAATTCCCAACGCCTCCTCTATTTTGTAGGTCCGGCAGCACTCCTTGCATCAACGAAGAAGGTGAAATCGCAGTAGTGCAGCTCACCCCGTCCGGTGTTTTTTGGGTTCAATTGCAGGTCACTACGTCCACATCGTTGGTGCTTCGGGGGGCGACCTGCAGTTAGCCCCCTACCCTTAGTGTCCTAGCGGCCACCATGAGCGGGCGACTGCACCCATCATCAGCACGGAGAATTGGTCCTCCGACGAGTGTGCGTGCAGTACCCTTTAGGGGTGAGGCACTTGCTTTTTGGCTGTCGACACCTCCATCTCCCAGTTTTGGCTGTTGACGGAGACCATCGGTCAAGTTCGCCTCCTCCTATGCCTTCTACTGCTGCTCTGAGTGGGCATGCAGATCCTGCAGCGCTCCAGCCCGCCATGCACAGCTCGTGCGCACGCATGATGCGATTCGGTGCTAGTGCACTCGCAGTCTTTTTTGCATGCAACTGCAGTATGTTTCGACTCCGCGTGCAGTGAAGTTCGGGCGAGCCGTGATGGCAGAAAAAGGAAGGAAATTAAGTGGGTCAGTTCACTTCTTTGGAAAAAGGAACATAATTAAAACCCCACTTGCAGACGAGACAACAATCCGCAAAGCATCATGCGCATGCAGTTCCTTTTGTATATGCTTGCAATGCGGTGTGTGTATGTGTGCAGTACACCCCCATCGCTCATTTTGTGTGGCAGCTCATTACCCCTTCGTATGAAGTGCGTCGTGTGTCTCAAAATTCAGTCGACTACATTAACATTTGCAGTGCGTTTGGTCCTTGGATGTGGTTCATTTTTGAGAGTGATGCTGTTCACTTACGCGCGACATGGAAGTACGAAAATTTAGCGAAACAACATGATAGTAATGCGGTTCACTTCGACATATGTCGCCGTCCACTTGCCCTTGTACCCGCGGTACACTCTTGTTCATAAAAAATGTTGAAAAAAACTCACAAAAACTCGTGTGACAAAGTTTACTCCCGACAAAGGAAACCATGAAGTTCACTTGACTGTCTGATGCAGTGCGATTTTCTGTCTAAAAGCAGTGCgttcatattttttttgaaaaaagcTAACAAAAACTCGTGTGACATAGTTTACTCCCGACAAAGGAAACGATGAAGTTCACTTGACTGTCTGATGCAGTCTGATTTTCTATCTAAAGCAGTGCGTTCATAAAAAATGTTGAAAAAAACTCACAAAAACCCGTGTGACAAAGTTTACTCCCGACAAAGGAAACCATGAAGTTCACTTGATTGTCTGATGCAGTGCGATTTTCTGTCTAAAAGCAGTATGTTCTTCTCTCTGATGCAGTTCCCTCGTCGATTTCGGTGTCGCGAAAAACAGTGTTCGCATTTCGGTAAaatcaaaactgctcttaaaccgtaaggAATTATAGGAAGTGTTCTACACGAAAAAGTTGCGCCTTGTTGATATCTTTCCAACGGCGTATCGTTTGGATCATTCCGACAAGCGGTTTGAATTTTTTTACGAAAAAACGGCCGCTGCCACTCGTCGTCCGCCGCACGATTTTCAAAATTAACTTAAAACCGTAAGGAATCTCAAAAACATTTTAACATATGAAAGTGGTGCCTCGTCCatagcttttcaacggtatattacaCGCGTCGTTTCAAAAAAGGTTAAAAAACTGGAGCGAAAACAGTACCGGAAAtttgatttaaaaaaaaaacagagttccgcgatttagtaaatttgaaactgctcttaaaccgtaacgAATTAGAGAAAATAATAGATAAGAAAAAGATGTGCCATGGCGATATGTTTCCAATGGTGTATCATTTGCTTCATGCCGACGAGTGGTTTAGAAAAAGCGCAAAAAACGCTCGCTGCCACTTATCGTGCACCGCACCGTTTTCGAAACTCCTCTTAAACCGTGAGGAATCTGGAAAAGTGTTCAACATGGAGACGTTGCGCCTAATCCATAGCTTCTCAGCGGTATATTACACGCCTCGTCCCGATAAACGGTTAAAAAACTAGAGCAAAAAGGTACCAAAAACACCGCGTGCAGTTTTTTCCGAGCGAAGTTCACTCGCCTTAGTACTGCAGCACACTTGGTTCAAACAATGACGTGCACTTGCGTTGAACGTACATTGCGGAAGTGTTACAAAAATAtttattctgctaatattagcagaatataCCTGCTATATATATATAAAAAGGACAAATGTTCCTACAAGCAGgggtagttaccaccacttgcgttttgtatgctgtatgtagtatctatcgaaaccgagagtatgtatgtgtagtatgtagtatataacaatgattaggtagtatatatactaatttttaggtagtatgtaccatgttttgagtatactcttttttacgtacaaatatgtacgtatttcacaaatataacaaaaattatgggctcatatgcaattttttcatgtaacttgctttgaaatatcttagatatagtatatgaacatatttaaaataataaaatagtatatatatagtaccacatggtagtatatgagatatgtggggtaactaccaccGGATGGTAGGATGGATTATCcctataaaataaataaataaataaataaataaataaatatatatatatatatatatatatatatatatatatatatatatatatatatatatatatatatatatatatatggaacTCAGCACaattgatggtaataaaataaaattgtgaatattgttTACGTACTTCAATTGTTGTGAAGAtaagccccgctcacaggtcgagTGGCAAatgaactcgcaaacgtagtattcACATAAATTATTCCCGCGtgcctgccacaagcactttacgagaataTAGTTCAATCAAAAtgataatcaagcatgataattgtATTGAAATTAGAATCAATgagagatgcgcggaactagctagtactacttacttTGGGGTGTTGAAATTGCAGCTCCTTTTTCCATTCACCCCTAACCTTGCTAGTGATCTTTTTCCAGACCCTGCCCGCCAAAGAAAAagattacttgatatcaggaaatgaacgaAAGTTGCCGATACAGTGCGGTAatgattgaacttacttctggagcatttcacTCATGTCTGCCCACTCCTTAGGCTCTTTACGTCTCGAGTCCAAGACAATTACTAGTCCTGCGCCAAGCTGAATGGCTAGCAGAATAAAGTGGAAGATACGCacgcataactcatcaattacactTAACCTTGAGTAAGCGAAAcagaatatgcacaagacagtaacagtgacttgaagttgtaaggaaagagtatttccCTTCTGTTCTATTGTCAAAGTAGCGCGTTTAGCAAGTTTTTCTCAGTTTCGTCGGGGTTCTTCTATACTGTATATTCATTTATGGTatttgggttaatgaacccaatgtcatagatTTGTCCTCTTTTGCATTCGaggatcttcaatctgcataatatggCGAGGATAATTATATATGCACTGAATGAACTGAGctagagacttaattacagaaaaaatacttacagacaatagcaactgacgatagttTTGTCGAGAGGGTCTTGATTGTATAACTGAAATAATTCTTCAAATTCAATGTACAACGCCTCGACTCCATTGAAGTAGTGCTCATCTTCAATTCCCACCAAGATACTGTCGGTCCCATCCTTGCAGGTTTTCAAGCACCAGTCATGGAATTTTCGCATCATCATTGATAGATGCGGGAGCTGCTCAGGTTTGATGCCAGGCTTCGCGTGCTCGTATCTGAAAGTTTCTACCTCAGCCATTTCAAACTGTACATAATCGCCTAAGTAATCACCAAGAGTGATACCAAGACCACCGACCGCTACCCCCGGATC
The Aegilops tauschii subsp. strangulata cultivar AL8/78 chromosome 3, Aet v6.0, whole genome shotgun sequence genome window above contains:
- the LOC141042669 gene encoding uncharacterized protein; amino-acid sequence: MARFLLVEHHFEFSGYSGKVTFAFLFQLAIEPLQRIFASATEAGILKPITHILASIGVSLYADDAALLLNPCKSEMMATQAILEAFGRISRLYTNFNKSSAFPICCDELATNEVLSEFAGTTDSFPCKYLGLPLSLHNLGMPTSNSD